A single genomic interval of Rhodopseudomonas palustris harbors:
- the glgB gene encoding 1,4-alpha-glucan branching protein GlgB: MTVQLSDEAYAVVEGRHADPFRYLGAHPEEGATMVRVLLPDAVAVEVIGDNGDVAPLDQAHPAGLFVGPLPGASPRYTLRARFGDTTVELQDPYRFPPILSDFDLYLLGEGTDQRLYDKLGAHPMELEGVAGVGFVVLAPNARRVSVVGDFNFWNPLRHQMRVRGNGYWELFVPGARAGDHYKFDLTGQHGEQLPQKADPLAFAAELRPKTASIVVDATTLPRPRPAPDNINALSAPMSIYEVHLGSWRRKEGDQWLTYRELAEQLPAYVRDMGFTHVEFLPVSEHPFDGSWGYQPTGLYAPTSRFGSPEDFCALVDACHAAGIGVILDWVPGHFPDDPHGLGNFDGTALYEHANPMQGRHLDWGTLIYNYGRTEVVNFLTANALFWLERYGIDGLRVDAVASMLYLDYSRPAGGWIPNKFGGRENIEAIDFIRRFNTEVYGKFPHATTAAEESTAWPQVSRPIEFGGLGFGYKWNMGWMHDTLNYISKDPIHRKYHHGQILFGLHYAFSENFILPLSHDEVVHGKRSILGRMPGDEWQRFANLRAYYAFMFGHPGKKLLFMGSEFGQEREWSHDRSLDWHLLEYPKYSGIQALLRDLNKLYRSLPALHQLDCDPFGFDWLITEDANRNVFAWMRKGNDTRARCLVIVNFSPNVYQDYRVRVPFPGRWREVFNSDSAGYGGSNVGNGGEVRTLEGLVPELSLTIPPLAAIFLTPED; encoded by the coding sequence ATGACCGTGCAATTGAGCGACGAAGCCTACGCAGTTGTCGAAGGCCGTCATGCCGATCCATTCCGCTATCTCGGCGCACACCCTGAGGAGGGCGCCACCATGGTGCGCGTGCTGCTGCCGGATGCCGTTGCGGTCGAGGTGATCGGCGACAATGGCGACGTCGCGCCGCTCGACCAGGCGCATCCGGCCGGCCTGTTCGTCGGACCTCTGCCCGGCGCTTCGCCGCGCTATACGCTGCGCGCACGGTTCGGCGACACCACGGTCGAGCTGCAGGACCCCTACCGCTTCCCGCCGATCCTCAGCGACTTCGATCTCTATCTGCTCGGCGAAGGCACGGACCAGCGGCTTTACGACAAGCTTGGCGCCCATCCGATGGAGCTGGAAGGTGTCGCCGGCGTCGGCTTCGTGGTGCTGGCGCCGAACGCGCGCCGCGTCAGCGTGGTCGGCGATTTCAACTTCTGGAATCCGCTGCGCCACCAGATGCGGGTGCGCGGCAACGGCTATTGGGAGCTGTTTGTCCCGGGCGCCCGCGCCGGCGATCACTACAAGTTCGATCTCACGGGACAGCACGGCGAACAACTGCCGCAGAAGGCCGACCCCCTGGCATTCGCCGCCGAGCTGCGACCGAAGACCGCCTCGATCGTGGTCGACGCCACCACGCTGCCACGACCGCGACCGGCACCGGATAACATCAACGCGCTGTCGGCGCCGATGTCGATCTACGAGGTGCATCTCGGCTCGTGGCGTCGCAAGGAAGGCGACCAGTGGCTGACCTATCGCGAACTCGCCGAGCAACTGCCGGCCTATGTCCGCGACATGGGCTTCACCCACGTCGAATTCCTGCCGGTCAGCGAGCATCCGTTCGACGGCTCGTGGGGCTATCAGCCGACCGGCCTGTACGCGCCGACCTCGCGCTTCGGCTCGCCCGAGGATTTCTGCGCACTGGTCGACGCCTGCCATGCCGCGGGCATCGGCGTGATCCTCGACTGGGTGCCGGGCCATTTCCCGGACGATCCGCACGGCCTCGGCAATTTCGACGGCACAGCGCTGTACGAGCACGCCAACCCGATGCAAGGGCGGCATCTCGACTGGGGCACGCTGATCTACAATTACGGGCGAACCGAGGTCGTCAATTTCCTCACCGCGAACGCGCTGTTCTGGCTGGAGCGTTACGGCATCGACGGGCTGCGCGTCGATGCGGTGGCCTCGATGCTGTACCTCGATTACAGCCGCCCGGCCGGCGGCTGGATCCCGAACAAATTCGGCGGCCGTGAGAACATCGAGGCGATCGACTTCATTCGCCGCTTCAACACTGAAGTGTACGGCAAATTCCCGCACGCCACCACCGCAGCGGAGGAATCCACCGCCTGGCCGCAGGTGTCGCGCCCGATCGAATTCGGCGGGCTCGGATTCGGCTACAAGTGGAACATGGGGTGGATGCACGATACGCTGAACTACATCAGCAAGGATCCGATTCACCGCAAATATCATCACGGCCAGATCCTGTTCGGACTGCACTACGCGTTCTCGGAGAATTTCATTCTGCCGCTGTCGCACGACGAGGTCGTTCACGGCAAACGCTCGATCCTCGGCCGGATGCCGGGCGATGAGTGGCAACGCTTTGCGAATCTACGCGCCTACTATGCGTTCATGTTCGGGCACCCCGGCAAGAAGCTGCTGTTCATGGGCAGCGAGTTCGGCCAGGAGCGCGAATGGAGCCACGATCGCTCGCTCGACTGGCATCTGCTGGAATATCCGAAATATTCCGGCATCCAGGCGTTGCTGCGCGACCTCAACAAGCTGTACAGGTCGCTGCCGGCGCTGCATCAGCTGGATTGCGATCCGTTCGGCTTCGACTGGCTGATCACCGAAGACGCCAATCGCAACGTGTTCGCCTGGATGCGCAAGGGCAACGATACCCGCGCCCGCTGTCTGGTGATCGTCAACTTCTCACCGAACGTCTACCAGGACTATCGCGTCCGCGTGCCGTTCCCCGGTCGCTGGCGCGAAGTGTTCAATTCGGACTCGGCCGGCTACGGCGGCAGCAATGTCGGCAATGGCGGCGAAGTCCGCACCCTGGAGGGTCTGGTGCCTGAGCTGAGCCTGACGATCCCGCCGCTGGCCGCGATCTTCCTGACGCCGGAGGATTGA
- the glgX gene encoding glycogen debranching protein GlgX yields the protein MRLTAGTDSRLGATWDGRGTNFALFSANAHKVELCLFDAQGRRELERIELPEHTEDVWHGYLNDVSPGQLYGYRVHGPYDPDRGHRFNAHKLLLDPYAKRLNGRLVWSEAHFAYRTGSPREDLSFDRRDNARGMPKAVVVDETVGSGRRETRPGVRWEDTIVYEAHVKGLTQLRDDVPPGLRGTFGGLACPTMIAHLKRLGVTTIELLPVQGFVDDRVLVEKKLVNYWGYNTISFFAPEARYAPDKDNPLDSFRTTVARLHDAGIEVLLDVVYNHTAEGNHLGPTLSFRGIDNASYYWLKPDNPRYYDDFTGCGNSMNLTHPRVLQMVMDSLRYWVEVCHVDGFRFDLATTLARGSNGFDRNSGFFTAIRQDPILAGVKLVAEPWDLGMGGYQVGAFPSQWSEWNDRYRSVMRRYWSGEGSLIGEVSRRMTGSSDMFNRDGRMPRASINHVTVHDGFTLADLFSYERKHNVANGEDNRDGSNDNHSINCGVEGPTDDPKLLGMRRQLRKNQLACLFLAQGVPLLLAGDEVGNSQAGNNNAYCQDNEIGWVGWDGTNTEDDMVEFVGLMTDIRRRFPQLRSRRWLDGRRADGSYGVLWLTPSAAEMTDQDWAFPDGRFLAYVLSPSEPGGSAIFIVLNSGVQEIEFHLPKLPEYQTWKELFDTTKNTVQVATLGCGNPMIAPPRSVLAFSGTTE from the coding sequence ATGCGCCTCACCGCCGGAACCGACTCCCGTCTCGGAGCGACCTGGGACGGGCGCGGCACCAACTTCGCCCTGTTCTCCGCCAACGCTCACAAGGTGGAGCTCTGCCTGTTCGACGCCCAGGGCCGGCGCGAACTGGAACGGATCGAACTGCCGGAGCACACCGAAGACGTCTGGCACGGCTACCTCAACGACGTCTCGCCCGGGCAGCTCTACGGCTATCGGGTGCATGGCCCGTACGATCCCGATCGCGGCCATCGCTTCAACGCTCACAAGCTGCTGCTCGACCCCTATGCGAAGCGGCTGAACGGACGGCTGGTGTGGAGCGAGGCGCACTTCGCCTATCGCACCGGCTCGCCACGCGAGGACCTGTCGTTCGACCGCCGCGACAACGCGCGCGGCATGCCGAAGGCCGTCGTGGTCGACGAGACCGTGGGCAGCGGCCGCCGCGAGACGCGGCCCGGCGTACGCTGGGAAGACACCATCGTGTACGAGGCCCACGTCAAAGGCCTGACCCAGCTTCGCGACGATGTGCCGCCCGGACTGCGCGGCACCTTCGGCGGCCTCGCCTGCCCGACCATGATCGCACATTTGAAGCGGCTCGGCGTCACTACGATTGAACTTTTGCCGGTCCAAGGCTTTGTCGATGACCGCGTCCTGGTCGAGAAGAAGCTTGTGAACTACTGGGGATACAACACCATCTCGTTCTTCGCACCGGAAGCCCGTTACGCGCCGGACAAAGACAATCCACTGGACTCGTTCCGCACCACCGTGGCGCGGCTGCACGATGCCGGCATCGAGGTGCTGCTCGATGTGGTCTACAACCACACCGCCGAGGGCAATCATCTCGGGCCCACGCTGTCGTTCCGCGGCATCGACAACGCCTCGTACTACTGGCTGAAGCCCGACAACCCGCGCTACTACGACGACTTCACCGGTTGCGGCAATTCGATGAACCTCACCCATCCGCGGGTACTGCAGATGGTGATGGACAGCCTGCGCTACTGGGTCGAAGTCTGCCACGTCGACGGCTTTCGGTTCGACCTTGCCACCACGCTGGCGCGGGGTTCGAACGGCTTCGATCGCAACTCGGGATTCTTCACCGCGATCCGTCAGGATCCGATCCTGGCAGGCGTCAAGCTGGTCGCCGAGCCGTGGGATCTCGGCATGGGCGGCTATCAGGTCGGTGCGTTCCCGTCGCAATGGTCGGAGTGGAACGACCGCTATCGCAGCGTGATGCGACGTTACTGGAGCGGCGAAGGCAGCCTGATCGGCGAAGTGTCGCGGCGCATGACGGGCTCGTCCGACATGTTCAACCGCGACGGCCGGATGCCGCGCGCCAGCATCAACCACGTCACCGTGCACGACGGCTTCACGCTTGCCGACCTGTTCAGCTACGAGCGCAAGCACAACGTTGCCAACGGTGAGGACAACCGCGACGGCTCCAACGACAATCACAGCATCAACTGCGGCGTCGAAGGTCCGACCGACGATCCGAAGCTCCTCGGGATGCGTCGCCAGCTCCGCAAGAACCAGCTCGCCTGCCTGTTCCTGGCGCAGGGCGTGCCGCTGCTGCTCGCCGGCGACGAGGTCGGCAATTCTCAGGCCGGCAACAACAACGCCTATTGCCAGGACAACGAGATCGGCTGGGTCGGCTGGGACGGGACCAACACCGAAGACGACATGGTGGAATTCGTCGGACTGATGACCGATATCCGCCGCCGCTTCCCGCAGCTACGCTCGCGGCGCTGGCTCGACGGACGCCGCGCCGACGGCTCCTACGGCGTGCTGTGGCTGACGCCGTCCGCCGCCGAGATGACCGATCAGGATTGGGCGTTCCCGGATGGCCGCTTCCTGGCTTACGTGCTCAGCCCGAGCGAGCCGGGCGGCAGCGCGATCTTCATCGTGTTGAATTCGGGCGTGCAGGAGATCGAATTCCACCTGCCGAAGCTGCCGGAATATCAGACCTGGAAAGAACTTTTCGACACCACCAAAAATACCGTGCAGGTGGCGACGCTGGGCTGCGGCAATCCGATGATCGCTCCGCCCCGCTCCGTGCTGGCGTTCTCTGGGACGACGGAATGA